Below is a window of candidate division WOR-3 bacterium DNA.
GATTCACCGTCTCTCATTACTTTCAGCTTATAAATATAGAATCCGCTTGGAGCTTCCTTTCCATTATTTTGTATTCCATCCCAGCTACAAAAATGAGAGCCCGCTGTTTTTTCTTTCTCTTTTATAAGAGTCGCCACTTCTTCTCCTAAGAGGTTGTAGATAGAAAGCTGGACTCTAGAAGTTTTCGGGATTTCATATCTAATTGTGGTAGAGCTATTGAAAGGATTAGGGTAGTTTTGATATAAAATTGGTCTTCCAGCCAAGATCTTTTCTTCTTCAACACCTTGCGTAACTCCAAGAATTTGGACAAGTTCAATCCCATTACCAGTTCCAAGATTTCTTGAATACTGTTTATTAGTTGCGTTATTCCAATGTTCATGGACTCCAAGACTCCATGGCATTGGGGTCCCATCTCCTTCAGGATCGTAGATAAGACTGTCTGGCCAATTTGCTGAATCCGCAGCTTGGTGGAGGTAATCATCAACTCCTTCCATCTGAACATAGGTAAGACCGGGATGATTTGCCTGAGTATACTCGGCTCTCAAGAAATCATAACCCACGGATTCAATTGCAACATTGTCTTGTGATATGAATATTGATGAGCTCCAGTCATTATTGAAAGGTTGAATTTTCCATTTGGTAGGTTTATCAAGTTCATGCCCTGCTGACCAGAGGGCGTCCATTAAAAATATCAAATTTTTTTCTCTAAATAACTCATAACCCATTAAATCAACCAAAACCCTATATAGACCATATTCGTGTCTTTCATTTTCTGGATGTTTCCCAGGCTCATCTGGGGCAACAAGCCCCATATGGAGATGAACAGCATTAGACCGGACATGGGAACCGAAATGATTTTTAGCAAAAAGAGTGACCCCTGCCCTTCTATGCCCTTTTAAAGTTGGAACATTTATCAAGTAATCACAATTCTCAAAGATTGTATAAAAGGTATCTATATAGATTGGACCTCCGGAATCAGCATTTTGGAAAGACCCCTCTCGGAGGACTGCTCCACTATCAGAATAATGGATTATAGAGGATCCTTTCTGAACCACCTCTCTTCCCCCATAATTTCTATCATGGTCAAGGTAGTGAATATTTGGAAATTCACTGTGCCATAGGTCATAATCATGATTGTAAAGATGCTTCATCGGGTCACCGATATAGATATACTGCTGGGGGACTCCCACTTCATATACAAGATGCCTTAAAAGAGATAAAACCAATTGAGGAGATGTTTCGGATACACCATAACTACTCCCAATTGGTTCAAAGTTAGGCCCAATCTGATAAGAGCTGGTTCTATTGATTTTTATAAATATTATCTCACCTTCCTGATAACCAACTTCCCCTTTCCCTCTTTGAGAATTATTATATCGAAAGATTTTATCCCAAGCATCTTTAACATTATTTTCCCCTACAAGCACTTTTACAGCTGTATCTAACATTGCATCTATAACATCTTGGTTATTATTCTTTGGGAGAAACCATCCATCACCTGTGGCTCCTGGATTGCAATTCTCATTCGTTGCATTTCGATCAAAAACCCACACAACTCTTCCAGGGAAAATCCCTTTTGCCTCTCCCATAGGTTGATTCGGTGGCTCGAGCTGACTCACCTCGTAAGAAGGTCCTTGAGCAAAGGCAGACTTATTTGTATGAAGAACAGCTACCGTTCCACTTATTATCCCCAGAAAGATAAGAACCCATCCAACAAGATATTTTGAATTTCTTAATTTTTCCTTTGCTTTTTTAATAGAAAAAATGGAAGCGAAAAGACTTGCTAAGTATACCATGAAAGTCCCTGCTGTTGGGATAGCAACCTTCATACAAGGGTAACGAAGTCTACTTGGTTTTGTCCCCACTCTTATAATTACCCAAACCAAAGAGAGAAATCCAAATAAAGGGAATAACATTGCAAGACCAATCTTTTTAACACGGTTTCTTATTTTTTTTATTTCCATCATCCTGACCTCCTATTTATATAAAATATATTTCTTTTTCTTTAAAAATCAAGTAAAAATTAACTTGTTTTCTTCTTCTGGTTTTGGCCTCTTAATCGTTCTTCAGCAGCTTGAAGAATTCTTCTAAGCATCTCAGAATAAGAAAGCCCAGCTATTTTTGCCATCTTTGCAAGATGTCCATCCCAACACCAACCAGGATTAGGATTAACTTCTAAGAGTTTTGGATTTTCTTTTTCATCAAGCCTCCAATCAAAGCGGGCATAATCTCTGCATTCAAGTCTTTCGAACAACCTAAGACACCATTCTATTATAGATTGTTCCATCTCTTTAGGAAGATTGGCTTTTATAGATTTTATATTCCAATATGGAGAGTGAGGTAACCACTTTGCTTCATAACCACAAATTTTAGGGAGCTCTTTAGGAAGAGAAGAATAATCCTCCTCTATTATTGGTAGGACCATATAGGAATCCGGAGGATTCCCTATGATTCCTACACTTAAGTCTTTTCCAGAAAGAAACTCTTCTACAAGGATGGGTTTATCATAACCGAATTTTTCTCTTATCTCTGAGATTGCGTTTGCGAGTTCCTCAAAGTTATTAACCACACTCCTTTGAGTTATTCCAAAACTTGAATCCCCAAAATTGGGTTTGACAAGAAAAGGGAATTCAAAGGGTAGTTCAAAAGTTGTATCCTCGGGTTTAACAAAAAATGCTTCTGGAACAGGTATCCCCATTTCTTTTGCAATTCCTCGAATGAGGGATTTATCATAACAGTGGGCAAGGCATTGAGGTCCGGCACCAGTATAAGGGATTTCTAAGATTTCTAAAAGAGCTGGAATATGAAGTTCTTTTCTTGGTTCGTTGTCATAACCTTCATCACATAAATTAAAAACGAAGGTATTTTTCTCTTTAAGCTTTAATAAATCAAAGATTAAAGTATCATGATTGTCTAAATAGGTAAACTGATATTCCTTAAGCTCTCTTAAGGCAGATTTCAGCTCGTCAATAGTATAGAAGTCATCATCATCAAAAATGCAGAAAGGTTTTAAGGGGTCAGCTTTACGTGGATCTCCTAAGATCACAACAACATTTTTAATAGCTTCCTTTTTTCTTACTGGTGTCCATTCTTTTTTCGCTATCGCTGTTAA
It encodes the following:
- a CDS encoding DUF362 domain-containing protein; this encodes MMEIKKIRNRVKKIGLAMLFPLFGFLSLVWVIIRVGTKPSRLRYPCMKVAIPTAGTFMVYLASLFASIFSIKKAKEKLRNSKYLVGWVLIFLGIISGTVAVLHTNKSAFAQGPSYEVSQLEPPNQPMGEAKGIFPGRVVWVFDRNATNENCNPGATGDGWFLPKNNNQDVIDAMLDTAVKVLVGENNVKDAWDKIFRYNNSQRGKGEVGYQEGEIIFIKINRTSSYQIGPNFEPIGSSYGVSETSPQLVLSLLRHLVYEVGVPQQYIYIGDPMKHLYNHDYDLWHSEFPNIHYLDHDRNYGGREVVQKGSSIIHYSDSGAVLREGSFQNADSGGPIYIDTFYTIFENCDYLINVPTLKGHRRAGVTLFAKNHFGSHVRSNAVHLHMGLVAPDEPGKHPENERHEYGLYRVLVDLMGYELFREKNLIFLMDALWSAGHELDKPTKWKIQPFNNDWSSSIFISQDNVAIESVGYDFLRAEYTQANHPGLTYVQMEGVDDYLHQAADSANWPDSLIYDPEGDGTPMPWSLGVHEHWNNATNKQYSRNLGTGNGIELVQILGVTQGVEEEKILAGRPILYQNYPNPFNSSTTIRYEIPKTSRVQLSIYNLLGEEVATLIKEKEKTAGSHFCSWDGIQNNGKEAPSGFYIYKLKVMRDGESFEESKKMLLIK
- a CDS encoding methyltransferase domain-containing protein; translated protein: MEAKVSDEKPPQRENGQKVKLLGPVSNLEEYVHSDWWRLIFNSIYLKTDGDIVENLANTKKEVDLCIEILKLSPEDKILDLCCGQGRHSLELARRGFNFVEGIDRSHYLIQKAKTQAKKELLNVRFREGDARKLPYPPDSFDIVLLLGNSFGYFETVQDDLRVLKEILRVLKPWGKLLIDVADGEYLRKHFNPRNWEWIDKKHFVCRERSLSLDKQRLISREVVTHIEKGVIADQFYAERLYSKKSLNELLELANFRNIVFQESLNSTSTRNQDLGMMEKRIILTAIAKKEWTPVRKKEAIKNVVVILGDPRKADPLKPFCIFDDDDFYTIDELKSALRELKEYQFTYLDNHDTLIFDLLKLKEKNTFVFNLCDEGYDNEPRKELHIPALLEILEIPYTGAGPQCLAHCYDKSLIRGIAKEMGIPVPEAFFVKPEDTTFELPFEFPFLVKPNFGDSSFGITQRSVVNNFEELANAISEIREKFGYDKPILVEEFLSGKDLSVGIIGNPPDSYMVLPIIEEDYSSLPKELPKICGYEAKWLPHSPYWNIKSIKANLPKEMEQSIIEWCLRLFERLECRDYARFDWRLDEKENPKLLEVNPNPGWCWDGHLAKMAKIAGLSYSEMLRRILQAAEERLRGQNQKKKTS